In Lactuca sativa cultivar Salinas chromosome 5, Lsat_Salinas_v11, whole genome shotgun sequence, the DNA window TTGGGCGTTCGATTAAACTTGGTAGACTTGCAGGTATCTGTAGAAAACCAGTTATCAAGGACTATTCCTTGTTTTAAGCAACTTATTATATGATTCAGACTCTTCAAGTGTCAACAGTCATATTGAAAACACTCATCCAAACACCCCCAAAATTTGAAGGCCATAGGATATTCTTTACCAGTAAAGGTTGGAAAGTGTACTAACATGTACTCCAACTCCAAGCTACAAATTGAAGGCCAGATTTGATGATTAATGAACAGAAGAGAAACAATGTCATGTCTGGTGTCATGCACAAGTCAAATCAACTTCAAAGGAAGAACCAGAAACCTGATGTCACTGTTCTCAATGCAATTTAAGGGCTTCAATTGTTAAAGACAGTTGAGTCTAATGGAAATTATTTAAGCCACATAACCAGCTTGCTGCTACTTCTTATTTGACACTGCTGCTTGTTTAAATCATTTCTCCTTCTCAATGGCACTTATTAGTAATTtcaattttgttgttattgacCCTTTTTTTTTCCTGTTGTATAGATATGTGGCGACATCCATGGACAGTTTTATGACATGAAAGAGCTATTCAAGGTAGGCGGTGATTGCCcaaagactaactacttgtttcTTGGAGATTTTGTGGACAGAGGCTTCTATTCTGTAGAGACCTTTTTGCTTTTACTTGCCCTCAAGGTAAGTTCTACTTCTTAATCAAATTTCTCACTTCAAAATAAGCAAGTATTGCATTGTCAGATGTAAAATGTCGATTATAAATATCTATGCTTACAAACATGTGTATATGGGATGTATGTTTCTAGTATTGCTCATAATTTATGTTAATTATATAGTCCTTTCATAGTTTCATTAAGGTTTAGTTTTCGAAGCATTCATATTATTTTCTTTTAGCTGTTGTGTAATTAAGAAGTGTTGTAATTAATTAGGTAAGGTATCCTGATCGGATAACATTGATTAGGGGGAATCACGAGAGCCGACAGATCACACAGGTTCCATTATGTACTTGATTTTcatcttgattttttttaatatatatatattttaaagctCACCGCTATTCTCTGTTGTAGGTGTATGGATTCTATGATGAGTGTCTGAGGAAGTATGGTTCTGTCAATGTTTGGAGATATTGCACCGATATATTTGATTATCTAAGGTCTGCTAACTTCTTGGACTTCCTTTCACTTATTGTTTTATACTAGTAAATGCGAAAAAATAACAACACACTTTCATTTATCTGTGTATTATATAGCATCAAACTTTTATTAAGTAGAAGGCTTATACGTAAACTTTGACATTGTTGCAGTTTGTCTGCGCTTATTGAGAACAAAATATTTTCAGTTCATGGTGGTCTGTCTCCCAACATCAACACATTAGATCAGGTGTGAAGAGTGTTCCATAAGATAACTAAATCTTTGTTTTAGTGTAATCGATGAAATGAATAAAACAAGTAAGAAAGAGTGTGATTTTTGCAGATTCGGACAATTGACCGGAAGCAAGAAGTGCCCCATGATGGTGCCATGTGTGACCTCCTGTGGTCAGACCCGGAGGACATTGTTGATGGGTGGGGTCTGAGTCCACGTGGTGCTGGTTTCTTGTTTGGTGGCAGTGTTGTTACTTCTTTTAACCACACCAATAACATCGATTACATTTGTCGTGCACATCAATTGGTAATGGAAGGTTTTAAATGGATGTTTAACAACCAGATTGTTACTGTCTGGTCAGCCCCAAATTACTGTTACAGGTAATAAAACCCTTTCTTTTGCTTCGTCTATCTCCGCTCCCTACTTTTCCTAATTCATTTTTTACGCTTCCACAGGTGTGGTAATGTGGCTGCTATTCTTGAACTGGATGAGAATCTTAACAAACAGTTCCGAGTATTTAAAGCAGCTCCACAGGTTTGTCTTCTGCTTCTGCTTCTGCTTCTGCTTTATCAATAATATTCAAAATGCTGCCATGCCATTTAATAATATTTATGCCCCTAATGATGACTATACGAATCACTACTACAGAATATTATCATGTTAGTGTTTGGTATGATGAAATCAATCAGGGAGGGAATGGAATGAACCATTTTTTAAGTTTTCATTCCTTAAGTAAAAgctgtttttctttttaaatcatTTCATGATTTTAAAAAACCCCAAAAATTTATTCCATTCCTACAACAAATCAAACATGATTACATTACCTTGTTCATACCATTTCTTCGTTGTTTCATTCCATCTGTTATTGGAATGAATGTGATCTGTCAAAGGAATTGGAATTTGATGGAATCATAATCCATCATGCATTTGGCAATgaaaattcaattttaattttaaaatatgtttatttatatctaaatattttttttggttattatatatatatatatatatatatatatatatatatatatatatatatatatatatattataattataatgagGGTATTTTAGTCTTGTAATAAACCAAGGAAATTTGAAGGATTCCGACAGAGTGTATTCCGTGCGTGTAATTGGCAACCCCATGGAATGGAATCTGGAATGAATTCTGATTCCATCAATTTCCATTAAACACGGCCTTATTTTTGGAATAAATGAATATGGTGATATTGAAATACAGGAATCAAGAGGCGCCCCGGCTAAAAAACCACCACCAGATTACTTTGTATGAGATATGAATATGATTACTGGAATCCATGAATCTCCATTATCTGTTGGGTCTGGTATGCATTTACTTACTAGGAAAGAAGGAAGGAAGAAGAtgattgattgtatatttt includes these proteins:
- the LOC111889636 gene encoding serine/threonine-protein phosphatase PP-X isozyme 2, yielding MSDLDRQIEQLKNCEPLKESEVKALCLKAMEILVEESNVQRVDAPVTICGDIHGQFYDMKELFKVGGDCPKTNYLFLGDFVDRGFYSVETFLLLLALKVRYPDRITLIRGNHESRQITQVYGFYDECLRKYGSVNVWRYCTDIFDYLSLSALIENKIFSVHGGLSPNINTLDQIRTIDRKQEVPHDGAMCDLLWSDPEDIVDGWGLSPRGAGFLFGGSVVTSFNHTNNIDYICRAHQLVMEGFKWMFNNQIVTVWSAPNYCYRCGNVAAILELDENLNKQFRVFKAAPQESRGAPAKKPPPDYFV